Proteins from a single region of Apostichopus japonicus isolate 1M-3 chromosome 21, ASM3797524v1, whole genome shotgun sequence:
- the LOC139962978 gene encoding uncharacterized protein isoform X4 yields MTSSLRQVVISIITGFLIFTKRTESGPIHRHVAERDVDEEMPVDISCILINDNGRIATDQEARVCLPLNTTFNVSCTLLEEPDTVIDRHRRSVTGSLNTIESNQYIDSICQWENTQGNNLQCTLVFLGLSYSRPGEATISVTANYDNVLKRIYFEIFDPSIAHPECNPSSTTQTLDHFIISTTRMTSSRRVTTRIQQPPVGQNNADIHSMTDDVDTTTSLSWQIFIPVGVAIVLIVIIVIVVWRKRTNQNTPPAREEYEAVERELNENG; encoded by the exons atgacgtcatcattacgTCAAGTAGTAATTTCAATTATCACTGGATTCTTAATTTTTACGAAGAGGACAGAGTCAGGACCAATTCACAGGCATGTTGCTGAAAGAGATGTTGATGAGGAAATGCCTGTGGACATCA GTTGTATTTTGATTAACGACAATGGCAGGATAGCCACGGACCAGGAAGCGAGAGTGTGCCTACCATTGAATACGACTTTTAATGTGTCCTGTACTTTACTAGAAGAACCGGATACCGTGATAGATCGTCATAGACGTTCGGTTACCGGCAGTTTAAATACCATTGAGAGTAACCAATATATCGATTCAATATGTCAATGGGAAAACACACAGGGAAATAACCTCCAGTGTACCTTGGTTTTTCTCGGTTTATCGTATTCGAGACCAGGAGAGGCAACTATATCTGTCACGGCAAATTATGACAACGTTCTGAAGAGAATATATTTCGAGATATTTGACCCAAGTATAG CTCATCCCGAGTGTAACCCTTCATCTACTACACAGACGTtggatcattttattatttctactacaagaatgacgtcatcaaggaGAGTTACGACGCGAATACAGCAACCGCCAGTCGGTCAGAACAATGCAG atatcCACAGTATGACAGATGACGTGGACACCACTACTTCATTATCATGGCAAATATTCATTCCGGTGGGCGTGGCAATTGTACTCATCGTGATCATTGTTATCGTCGTTTGGAGAAAACGAACCAATCAAAATACACCACCTGCTAGAGAAGAG
- the LOC139962978 gene encoding uncharacterized protein isoform X2, protein MSTGLTLYKELSRDVYTMTSSLRQVVISIITGFLIFTKRTESGPIHRHVAERDVDEEMPVDISCILINDNGRIATDQEARVCLPLNTTFNVSCTLLEEPDTVIDRHRRSVTGSLNTIESNQYIDSICQWENTQGNNLQCTLVFLGLSYSRPGEATISVTANYDNVLKRIYFEIFDPSIAHPECNPSSTTQTLDHFIISTTRMTSSRRVTTRIQQPPVGQNNADIHSMTDDVDTTTSLSWQIFIPVGVAIVLIVIIVIVVWRKRTNQNTPPAREEYEAVERELNENG, encoded by the exons ATGTTTacactatgacgtcatcattacgTCAAGTAGTAATTTCAATTATCACTGGATTCTTAATTTTTACGAAGAGGACAGAGTCAGGACCAATTCACAGGCATGTTGCTGAAAGAGATGTTGATGAGGAAATGCCTGTGGACATCA GTTGTATTTTGATTAACGACAATGGCAGGATAGCCACGGACCAGGAAGCGAGAGTGTGCCTACCATTGAATACGACTTTTAATGTGTCCTGTACTTTACTAGAAGAACCGGATACCGTGATAGATCGTCATAGACGTTCGGTTACCGGCAGTTTAAATACCATTGAGAGTAACCAATATATCGATTCAATATGTCAATGGGAAAACACACAGGGAAATAACCTCCAGTGTACCTTGGTTTTTCTCGGTTTATCGTATTCGAGACCAGGAGAGGCAACTATATCTGTCACGGCAAATTATGACAACGTTCTGAAGAGAATATATTTCGAGATATTTGACCCAAGTATAG CTCATCCCGAGTGTAACCCTTCATCTACTACACAGACGTtggatcattttattatttctactacaagaatgacgtcatcaaggaGAGTTACGACGCGAATACAGCAACCGCCAGTCGGTCAGAACAATGCAG atatcCACAGTATGACAGATGACGTGGACACCACTACTTCATTATCATGGCAAATATTCATTCCGGTGGGCGTGGCAATTGTACTCATCGTGATCATTGTTATCGTCGTTTGGAGAAAACGAACCAATCAAAATACACCACCTGCTAGAGAAGAG
- the LOC139962978 gene encoding uncharacterized protein isoform X3 — MHADVYTMTSSLRQVVISIITGFLIFTKRTESGPIHRHVAERDVDEEMPVDISCILINDNGRIATDQEARVCLPLNTTFNVSCTLLEEPDTVIDRHRRSVTGSLNTIESNQYIDSICQWENTQGNNLQCTLVFLGLSYSRPGEATISVTANYDNVLKRIYFEIFDPSIAHPECNPSSTTQTLDHFIISTTRMTSSRRVTTRIQQPPVGQNNADIHSMTDDVDTTTSLSWQIFIPVGVAIVLIVIIVIVVWRKRTNQNTPPAREEYEAVERELNENG, encoded by the exons ATGCATGCAG ATGTTTacactatgacgtcatcattacgTCAAGTAGTAATTTCAATTATCACTGGATTCTTAATTTTTACGAAGAGGACAGAGTCAGGACCAATTCACAGGCATGTTGCTGAAAGAGATGTTGATGAGGAAATGCCTGTGGACATCA GTTGTATTTTGATTAACGACAATGGCAGGATAGCCACGGACCAGGAAGCGAGAGTGTGCCTACCATTGAATACGACTTTTAATGTGTCCTGTACTTTACTAGAAGAACCGGATACCGTGATAGATCGTCATAGACGTTCGGTTACCGGCAGTTTAAATACCATTGAGAGTAACCAATATATCGATTCAATATGTCAATGGGAAAACACACAGGGAAATAACCTCCAGTGTACCTTGGTTTTTCTCGGTTTATCGTATTCGAGACCAGGAGAGGCAACTATATCTGTCACGGCAAATTATGACAACGTTCTGAAGAGAATATATTTCGAGATATTTGACCCAAGTATAG CTCATCCCGAGTGTAACCCTTCATCTACTACACAGACGTtggatcattttattatttctactacaagaatgacgtcatcaaggaGAGTTACGACGCGAATACAGCAACCGCCAGTCGGTCAGAACAATGCAG atatcCACAGTATGACAGATGACGTGGACACCACTACTTCATTATCATGGCAAATATTCATTCCGGTGGGCGTGGCAATTGTACTCATCGTGATCATTGTTATCGTCGTTTGGAGAAAACGAACCAATCAAAATACACCACCTGCTAGAGAAGAG